CGCGCGCCCGTGGCCGGTGCCCACGAGATGGCCCAGGGCCGCGTGGCGCTGGCGGGCGACGCGGCACATGCGATGCGCCCCTACTTGGCCCAGGGCGCGGGCATGGCCATCGAGGACGCGATGCAGCTGCAGCGCGCGCTCGCGATGGAGGCGCTGGAGCCGCCGCTGCGGCTGCGCCGCTACGCACTGGCGCGCTGGCAGCGGGTGGCGGCGGTGCAGCGGCGCTCGCGGCGCAACGGGCGCATCTTCCATGCCGTCGGGCCGGTGCGTCTGGCGCGCGACCTGTCGCTGCGCCTGCTGGGCGAGCGCATACTCGACGTGCCCTGGCTGTATCGCGGCGGGCCGGTGCCGAAAGGCGAATGATTTTTGTTGCACTGCGTCAGCGTCGGCACGCCCGATCGCGTTGAACGCGGGCGCCGCCCCGTGAACGGGCGGTGTCGGCACCGGCCGCGCCCCGCACGAATGAAGGTCAAATCCCGTTCTTGCGCTTTGCTGCCGGGCGCTACAAGCTATCATTTTGATGAACAGGAAGTCCCAATGAACCATCAGGAAAACGACCATCGCCAGGCCCCCGTGCGTCTGGCCATCGCCGGTTACGGCAACCTCGGGCGCGGCGTGGAGCAGGCCGTGGCCAAGAACCCGGACATGGTGCTCACCGGCGTGTACACGCGCCGCGACCCGGCCGGCGTGCATCCGGCCAGCGGCGTGGCCAGCTACCCCTTGAGCGCTCTCGCGCAGCACCGCGGCAAGGTGGACGTGCTCGTTCTGTGCGGCGGCTCCAAGGACGACCTGCCCGAGCAGACGCCCGAGTTCGCGCGCCACTTCAACGTGGTGGACAGCTTCGACACCCACGCCCGCATCCCCGAACACTTTGCCAAGGTGGACGCCGCCGCGCGCGCGGGCGCCACCACCGCCCTGATTTCGGCCGGCTGGGACCCGGGGCTGTTTTCCATCCAGCGCGTCATGGGCGACGCGCTGCTGCCCGACGGCGCCACCTATACCTTCTGGGGCAAGGGCCTGAGCCAGGGGCATTCGGACGCCATCCGCCATGTGCCGGGCGTCGCCGGCGGCGTGCAATACACGATTCCCGTGCAGGAGGCGATGCAGCGGGTGCGCAGCGGCACTCGCCCCGACTTGGCCACGCGCGAAAAGCACCGGCGCGAATGCTTCGTGGTGCTCAAGGAAGGCGCGGACGCCGAAGCGGTGCGCCAGGCCATCGTCAGCATGCCCAACTACTTCAGCGACTACGACACCACGGTGCACTTCATCAGCGCCCAGCAACTGGCGGCCGAGCATGCCGGCATGGGGCATGGCGGCTTCGTCATCCGCAGCGGCAACACCTCGAACCAGCTCAAGCACGTGCTTGAGTTCAGCCTGCAGCTGGACAGCAATCCGGAGTTCACCGCCAGCGTGCTGGTGGCCTGTGCGCGCGCGGTGCACCGGCTGCACCAGGCGGGCCAGCACGGCTGCAAGACGGTGCTCGATCTCTCGCCCGCGCTGCTTTCGCCGCGCAGCGGCGCAGAACTGCGCGCCGACTTCCTCTGAAGTCCTGCGGCCGTGGTGCCGAGGCGCTCAGCTGCGGCCCTGCCTGGCGCCGGCGCGGCGTTGGCGGTACTTCCAGGGGGCCAGCGGGCGCTTTTGCGCCCACAGGCCCCGCCGCTGCGCACGCGCCTGGCGCGCGGCCGCCGCCAGGGCCGGGTGGATGCGCGCCTGGCTCGGATGCACCCAGGCCAGGCCTGCCTGCACCTGTACCCAGGCAGCGTCCCGCCCCCGGCACTGCACCTGTGCCAGCGTGCGGCCGTACTTGTCGCGCCCCTGCGCCTGCACCCGGGCGGTCTGGCGCAGGCACAAAGCCGCCAGGTTCCTGCGCGCCTGCCGGCCCCAGGCCTGGCGCAGCTCCGGCGCGTCGATCGCGGCGATGCGCAGCTGCTCGCCGGGGCCGCCCGCGCAGCGCACGGTCAGCGAATCCCCGTCGCCCACGGTCATCACCATGCACAGCGTGAGCGCTGCAGCGACCAGCGGCATTTTTGAATGAAATCAGGCTCAAACGCCCGCCAGGCAAGCGCTTGCAGCTATTGAAAGAGGGGTTGTCCGTCTAGTCGGCACGGCCTTCGGCGCTGCCCGCGGCCTGCACCGTCATCTTGTCGGCGACGCCGGCGAACTTGCTGTACTTGCCGATGAGACCGACCATCTGGCCGTAGATGCGCGGCGGCGCGGCCAGGCATTCGCGCTGCTCCAGATAGTTGGCCTCGCCGGTGAAATTGCCCACCAGGCCACCGGCCTCGGTCACCAGCAGACCGCCGGCCGCCACGTCCCAGATGGACAGGCCGGTTTCAAAGAAGCCGTCGGTAAAGCCAGCGGCCACGTAGGCCAGGTCCAGCGCCGCGGCGCCCGGGCGGCGCAGGCCGTGGGTGTGCTGCATCACGTCGGCCATCATCTTCAGGTAGCCGGCGAAATCGTCGCCCGGGCGGTAAGGGAAGCCCGTGCCCAGCAGGCACTCGGACAGGCGCGTGCGTTTGGAGACGCGCACGCGGCGGTCGTTCATGAAGGCGCCGCGCCCGCGCGTGGCGGTGAACAGGTCGTTGCGCGTGGGGTCATAGACCACGCCGTGCTCCACCTTGCCGCGCACCGACAGCGCGATGCTCACGCAGTAGTAGGGAAAGCCGTGGATGAAATTGGTGGTGCCGTCCAGCGGATCGATGATCCAGACGAATTCGGAATTCTTCGCGCCGTGCTGGCGCCCCGACTCCTCGGCCAGAATGCCATGGCCCGGGTAGGCGGTGAGCAGGGTCTCGATGATGGCCGCCTCGCTCGCCTGGTCCACCTCGGTGACGTAGTCGTTGATCTGCTTTTGCGCCACGCGCACGGCTTCCACGTCCAGCGCGGCGCGGTTGATGATGGCGCCGGCGGCGCGCGCGGCCTTGATGGCCGTGTTGAGCATGGGGTGCAGATGGGACGACATGACAAGGAACAAACGGACGCGGCGATGCGCGAGGGCTGGCAATTCTAGTGCCTCGCGCCGCCGCGCGGGCCCGGGCGACAATCGCCGCCATGCGAACACGCTTTGTACTGGTTCAGACCAGCCACCCGGGCAATGTGGGCGCCGCCGCCCGGGCGATGAAGACCATGGGCTTCGGCGACCTGGTGCTGGTGGCGCCGCGCTGGCCCAACCTACTGCGCCGGGAGATTGCGATCCAGCGCGCCAGTGGTGCGCTCGACGTGCTCGAACGCGCCCGCGTGGTCGCCACGCTGGAGGAGGCGCTCGAGGGCATGCACCACCTGTGCGCCACCGCCATGACGCCGCGCGACTTCGGTCCGCCCACGCGCACGCCGCGCGAGCACTTCGATTTGCTATTGAACGAGGAGCTTGCAGCGCTTGATACGCAAGGGTTGGAGGCCGATTCAAGCAAAAATTCCACAAGCGACTTCGGCGTCGCCTTCCTCTTCGGCAGCGAGCGTTTCGGCATGGCCAATGCCGACGTCTACCGCTGCCACGTGGCGCTGAGCATCCCCACCTCGCCGCACTTCGGCTCGCTCAACCTGGCGGCGGCGGTGCAGGTGATTGCCTACGAATGGCGTCTGGCCCTGGGCGGCTTCGCGGTGCGCGATGCCACGCCCGCTGCGGCACTGGCCGACAGCGCGCAGCTGGCGGGCATGCTCGCCCACTGGGAGCAGGCGCTGACGCAGATCGGCTTTCTGGACCCGGGCGCGCCAAAGAAGCTCATGCCGCGGCTCAACCAGCTGTTCAACCGCGCGCATCCCACCCGGGAGGAAGTCCACATCCTGCGCGGCATCGCCCGGGCCATGCTCGATGCGCCGCGGCCCGGGGCCAGATAATCGGCGCCACCGCCAGACTGCGCAGACGATCCGCACGAGCCATGTTCCCCAGAATCCGTTCCGACATCCAATGCATCCTGGACCGCGACCCGGCTGCGCGCAACGCCTGGGAGGTCGTCACCTGCTACCCCGGCCTGCACGCGATCTGGCTGCACCGGCCCGCGCACTGGTGCTGGACGCACGGCCTGCGCTGGCTGGGGCGCTTCATCTCGCATCTGGCGCGCTGGGCTACGGGCATAGAGATTCACCCCGGGGCCAAGCTGGGTGAGCGTGTGTTCATCGACCACGGCATGGGCGTGGTGATCGGCGAGACGGCCGAGATCGGCGACGGCTGCACCATCTACCACGGCGTGACGCTGGGCGGCACCACGCTGTACAAGGGCGCCAAGCGCCATCCCACGCTGGGGCGCGACGTGGTGGTGAGCGCGGGCGCCAAGGTGCTGGGCGGCTTCGTCGTCGGCGACGGAGCCAAGATCGGCAGCAATGCCGTCGTCATCAAGCCGGTGCCTGCGGGCGCCACGGCCGTCGGCATTCCCGCGCGCATCATCGCCTCGCACAAGGAGCATGGGGCCGACGTGACCGAGGCGCAGCACGAGGAGCAGCAGAAGTTCAGTGCCTACGGCGTCACGCCCCAGCAGGCCGACCCGCTGGCCCAGGCGCTGCGCACGCTGGCCGATTCCGCTTCCGCCCAGGAGCGGCAGATCGCGCTGCTGTGGCAGGCGCTGCAAAAGCTCTCGGCGGGCGAGCCCGCGCCGGGCTGCGTACCGCCGCAGGCGCAGGTCAGCGGCCGCTGCGAGGCCGAGAAGGTCAAGGAGATTCTCGGCAAGTAGACGCGGGCCGCCCGCGCCGCTTCGCTACAATGCCGGGTTTTCCCAAGCAGCAGCCTGCCTGATACAGGGCGGGCGGCGCCCCCGGGCGCGTGAAGGCGAGGGAAAGCCCGCAAAACACACGCGAAGGTGCTGGTGGGGCCGCCCGGTCGGGCCGGCCGGGCATCTTCCACTCTGTC
This portion of the Comamonas flocculans genome encodes:
- a CDS encoding diaminopimelate dehydrogenase, with product MNHQENDHRQAPVRLAIAGYGNLGRGVEQAVAKNPDMVLTGVYTRRDPAGVHPASGVASYPLSALAQHRGKVDVLVLCGGSKDDLPEQTPEFARHFNVVDSFDTHARIPEHFAKVDAAARAGATTALISAGWDPGLFSIQRVMGDALLPDGATYTFWGKGLSQGHSDAIRHVPGVAGGVQYTIPVQEAMQRVRSGTRPDLATREKHRRECFVVLKEGADAEAVRQAIVSMPNYFSDYDTTVHFISAQQLAAEHAGMGHGGFVIRSGNTSNQLKHVLEFSLQLDSNPEFTASVLVACARAVHRLHQAGQHGCKTVLDLSPALLSPRSGAELRADFL
- a CDS encoding thermonuclease family protein encodes the protein MPLVAAALTLCMVMTVGDGDSLTVRCAGGPGEQLRIAAIDAPELRQAWGRQARRNLAALCLRQTARVQAQGRDKYGRTLAQVQCRGRDAAWVQVQAGLAWVHPSQARIHPALAAAARQARAQRRGLWAQKRPLAPWKYRQRRAGARQGRS
- a CDS encoding inositol monophosphatase family protein; its protein translation is MSSHLHPMLNTAIKAARAAGAIINRAALDVEAVRVAQKQINDYVTEVDQASEAAIIETLLTAYPGHGILAEESGRQHGAKNSEFVWIIDPLDGTTNFIHGFPYYCVSIALSVRGKVEHGVVYDPTRNDLFTATRGRGAFMNDRRVRVSKRTRLSECLLGTGFPYRPGDDFAGYLKMMADVMQHTHGLRRPGAAALDLAYVAAGFTDGFFETGLSIWDVAAGGLLVTEAGGLVGNFTGEANYLEQRECLAAPPRIYGQMVGLIGKYSKFAGVADKMTVQAAGSAEGRAD
- a CDS encoding RNA methyltransferase, whose protein sequence is MRTRFVLVQTSHPGNVGAAARAMKTMGFGDLVLVAPRWPNLLRREIAIQRASGALDVLERARVVATLEEALEGMHHLCATAMTPRDFGPPTRTPREHFDLLLNEELAALDTQGLEADSSKNSTSDFGVAFLFGSERFGMANADVYRCHVALSIPTSPHFGSLNLAAAVQVIAYEWRLALGGFAVRDATPAAALADSAQLAGMLAHWEQALTQIGFLDPGAPKKLMPRLNQLFNRAHPTREEVHILRGIARAMLDAPRPGAR
- the cysE gene encoding serine O-acetyltransferase, which produces MFPRIRSDIQCILDRDPAARNAWEVVTCYPGLHAIWLHRPAHWCWTHGLRWLGRFISHLARWATGIEIHPGAKLGERVFIDHGMGVVIGETAEIGDGCTIYHGVTLGGTTLYKGAKRHPTLGRDVVVSAGAKVLGGFVVGDGAKIGSNAVVIKPVPAGATAVGIPARIIASHKEHGADVTEAQHEEQQKFSAYGVTPQQADPLAQALRTLADSASAQERQIALLWQALQKLSAGEPAPGCVPPQAQVSGRCEAEKVKEILGK